In Acidimicrobiia bacterium, one DNA window encodes the following:
- a CDS encoding MarP family serine protease — protein MNWLDAVITLVACGAAYAGYRYGLMTRALSWLGLSVGVIVGVLFVDDVANELRSSTPSTRLVGSLAFLFLMTVIGQTVGIAIGSLLRRHLPARGILSVADRTGGALAGGFAIFVIIWLLTPALASAPGWPARTARGSAIVRAVDRYAPAPPDSLETLGRLVDAAPFPGVFDLHDRPEDVGPPPGGGLLPGIAARVARSVVKIEGRACDLIQQGSGWVVASDLVVTNAHVVAGEQQTTVFTTAGRRLDALVVLFDSERDLAVLRVPSLDLDALPQADGDLDAAGAVMGYPGGGSLRQSPARIAEEILAEGTNIYRSASTVREVYVLAAALAPGDSGGPLFDAEGRVVGVAFAVDPGADSTAYALTHGEVAEGIIETINADAATPVGTGRCLVG, from the coding sequence GTGAACTGGCTCGACGCAGTCATCACGCTGGTCGCGTGTGGCGCGGCCTACGCCGGGTATCGCTACGGGCTCATGACCCGCGCCCTGTCATGGCTCGGTCTGTCCGTCGGTGTGATCGTCGGAGTCCTGTTCGTGGACGACGTCGCCAACGAGCTGCGCAGCTCCACACCCTCGACCCGGCTGGTCGGCTCGCTGGCCTTCCTCTTCCTCATGACGGTGATCGGCCAGACCGTCGGGATCGCGATCGGATCGCTGCTCCGTCGCCACCTACCGGCGAGAGGCATCCTGAGCGTGGCGGATCGCACCGGGGGTGCGCTCGCGGGTGGATTCGCGATCTTCGTGATCATCTGGCTCCTCACGCCCGCGCTCGCCAGCGCACCCGGTTGGCCGGCTCGCACAGCGCGCGGCTCGGCGATCGTGCGCGCGGTGGATCGGTACGCACCAGCACCACCGGACTCGCTCGAGACGCTCGGGCGTCTCGTCGACGCTGCGCCGTTCCCCGGCGTGTTCGATCTGCACGACCGGCCCGAAGATGTGGGCCCACCGCCCGGAGGCGGGCTCCTCCCCGGCATCGCGGCGCGCGTCGCGCGATCGGTGGTGAAGATCGAGGGGCGCGCGTGCGACCTCATCCAGCAGGGGAGCGGGTGGGTGGTCGCGTCGGACCTCGTGGTCACGAATGCACACGTGGTCGCGGGCGAGCAGCAAACGACGGTCTTCACCACGGCAGGGCGGCGACTTGACGCCCTCGTTGTGCTGTTCGACTCGGAGCGGGATCTGGCCGTGCTGCGCGTGCCAAGCCTCGACCTCGACGCCCTGCCACAAGCCGACGGCGATCTCGACGCGGCGGGAGCCGTGATGGGATACCCAGGAGGCGGCTCGCTCCGGCAGTCGCCGGCGCGCATCGCCGAGGAGATCCTCGCTGAAGGTACGAACATCTACCGAAGTGCGTCCACCGTGCGTGAGGTGTACGTGCTCGCTGCCGCGCTGGCACCGGGCGACTCGGGTGGACCGCTGTTCGACGCGGAGGGGCGGGTCGTCGGCGTGGCATTCGCGGTCGATCCCGGGGCCGACAGCACCGCCTACGCGCTCACCCACGGCGAAGTGGCAGAGGGGATCATCGAAACGATCAACGCGGACGCGGCGACGCCAGTAGGAACTGGCCGGTGCTTGGTCGGCTAG
- a CDS encoding tRNA (adenine-N1)-methyltransferase has product MPGAFESGDRVLLVDAKRRRHLVTLAAGGEFHLHTGVVRHDDLIGAPEGMTVRTTLGARLVAVRPTLAEYVLEMPRGAQVIYPKDLGPILVLGDIFPGAVVLESGVGSGALTMALLRAIGPTGRVIGYEIRDDFAERARRNVEGLLGADVPLHVTVRDVYDGIDEDELDRVVLDLPEPWRVVKHAESALRPGGILIAYLPTIGQVARLREELEESAFGMAQSLEVLHRTWHVEGQSVRPDHRMVAHTGFLTSARLLVPSG; this is encoded by the coding sequence GTGCCGGGCGCGTTCGAGTCAGGGGATCGAGTGCTGCTCGTCGACGCGAAGCGTCGGCGACATCTGGTGACGCTGGCAGCTGGTGGCGAGTTCCACCTGCACACCGGCGTGGTTCGCCACGACGATCTCATCGGTGCCCCGGAGGGCATGACCGTGCGAACGACCCTCGGCGCGCGCCTTGTGGCGGTGCGGCCGACGCTGGCTGAGTACGTGCTGGAGATGCCGCGGGGCGCGCAGGTGATCTATCCGAAGGACCTCGGACCGATCCTCGTGCTGGGAGATATCTTTCCGGGGGCGGTGGTGCTCGAATCTGGCGTCGGCTCGGGTGCTTTGACGATGGCATTGCTGCGTGCGATCGGTCCCACGGGTCGCGTCATCGGCTACGAGATCCGCGACGACTTTGCCGAGCGCGCCCGGCGCAACGTCGAGGGACTGCTCGGTGCAGACGTCCCGCTCCACGTGACGGTACGCGACGTGTATGACGGGATCGACGAAGACGAGCTCGATCGTGTCGTCCTCGACCTACCCGAGCCGTGGCGCGTGGTGAAGCACGCGGAGTCCGCGTTGCGCCCCGGCGGCATTCTCATCGCGTATCTGCCGACGATCGGTCAAGTCGCGCGTCTGCGCGAAGAGCTCGAAGAGTCGGCGTTCGGCATGGCGCAGAGCCTCGAGGTCCTGCACCGGACATGGCACGTCGAGGGTCAATCGGTGCGTCCAGACCATCGCATGGTTGCGCACACGGGCTTCCTCACCAGCGCGCGGTTGCTCGTTCCCAGCGGGTGA
- a CDS encoding ATP-binding protein — translation MKCRVCRGPAVIDIRRHNAGFCRDHFLVHCREQVRRALHDHHMIEEGDRVVVAVSGGKDSLALWDLLAELGHDVDGLYLGLGIDEYSDESLGYARAYAAAHGRKLHEVDLGSDLGFTVPAAASATHRSPCGACGLSKRHVFNAFARDHGYDIVATGHNLDDEAAVLLGNVLRWETGYLGRQHPVLPAAPGFVRKVKPLVRLGEREMAAYCVLQSIDYQVEECPMAEGNRHLGYKEVLNALEDRSPGSKSAFLFGFLERAHSRFESVASEEREALGACRECGSPTTGEVCAFCRLQERASSASTRDEE, via the coding sequence ATGAAGTGCCGCGTGTGCCGCGGGCCGGCAGTGATCGACATCCGTCGCCACAACGCGGGTTTCTGCCGAGACCACTTCCTCGTTCACTGCCGCGAGCAAGTCCGGCGTGCGCTGCACGACCACCACATGATCGAGGAGGGTGACCGGGTGGTGGTCGCAGTCTCGGGCGGCAAGGACTCGCTCGCCCTCTGGGACCTGCTCGCCGAACTCGGCCACGACGTCGACGGCCTGTATCTCGGGCTCGGCATCGACGAGTACTCCGACGAATCGCTCGGCTATGCGCGCGCGTATGCCGCTGCCCATGGTCGCAAGCTCCACGAGGTGGACCTCGGCAGCGACCTCGGCTTCACGGTGCCGGCGGCGGCCTCAGCGACGCATCGCTCACCGTGTGGTGCGTGTGGATTGTCGAAGCGTCACGTCTTCAACGCCTTTGCACGGGACCACGGCTACGACATCGTTGCGACCGGCCACAACCTCGATGACGAGGCCGCTGTCCTCTTGGGCAACGTGCTGCGGTGGGAGACCGGGTATCTCGGGCGACAGCACCCGGTGCTTCCCGCCGCGCCGGGCTTCGTGCGCAAGGTGAAGCCTTTGGTGCGGCTCGGCGAGCGCGAGATGGCTGCGTACTGCGTGCTGCAATCGATCGACTACCAGGTCGAGGAGTGCCCGATGGCCGAGGGCAACCGCCACCTCGGGTACAAGGAGGTGCTCAACGCGCTCGAAGACCGGTCGCCGGGATCGAAGTCGGCGTTCTTGTTCGGGTTCCTCGAGCGCGCGCACTCGCGATTCGAATCCGTCGCGAGCGAGGAGCGCGAAGCGCTCGGCGCGTGCCGTGAATGTGGAAGTCCGACGACGGGTGAGGTCTGCGCGTTCTGTCGTCTCCAGGAGCGTGCTTCGAGCGCTTCGACCAGAGACGAGGAGTAG
- a CDS encoding MoaD/ThiS family protein produces the protein MKILLRNPRRELEMPGPLTVAALLQRLELNPESVLVIVGEELVTHDARLEDAAHVEIRPVISGGAVAATEGSSPSERTPARRVSRRGERRLCRPLPQEPALAAATNGVAESERGRLEIRPVISGGARP, from the coding sequence GTGAAGATCCTGCTGCGCAACCCGCGGCGCGAGCTCGAGATGCCCGGTCCGCTGACAGTCGCCGCGCTCCTTCAGCGTCTCGAGCTGAACCCGGAGTCAGTGCTCGTCATCGTGGGCGAAGAGCTCGTCACTCACGACGCGCGCCTCGAAGACGCCGCACACGTTGAGATCCGTCCGGTCATATCAGGTGGTGCAGTCGCGGCGACCGAAGGGAGCTCGCCCAGCGAGCGAACGCCCGCGAGACGGGTATCCCGGCGCGGAGAGCGGCGGCTTTGCCGACCGCTCCCGCAGGAGCCGGCGCTCGCGGCGGCGACCAATGGAGTCGCAGAGAGCGAGCGAGGCAGGTTGGAGATCCGTCCGGTCATCTCCGGTGGGGCACGGCCATGA
- the dacB gene encoding D-alanyl-D-alanine carboxypeptidase/D-alanyl-D-alanine-endopeptidase: protein MTPTRTLAVVLAVVAGVCAFLGIRRSDATVEAVNRGAVATPVWSPRRVPQPIVDAVGGQRLQIALDAAVVGVDACFVVDEGGAPIAVRSPDVPLVPASTEKLVTGAVALAVLGADAHLVTRAVAAAAPKDGVIERLWLVGGGDFLLMTPEAQALREQLPELRGMPTTSFSALADSLVAAGVRTIPGGIVGDDSRYETLRYLPTWKDTYRTEGQVGPLGALTVNGGFSQLQPTPIPVPDPAVFAAAELGRLLEARGVTIGRGADRGTSPKGAVEIATIESPPMSAVIGEMISASDNLGAELLTREIGLQVTQQGTTAAGIQAITQTLNELGLPTANLAIVDGSGLDRGNRVTCQLLDATLDLGAEPEFAALWSGLAVAGQSGTLVEQLDGTVLEGKLRGKTGSLDGVTGLVGLIEVGRPLRFAFIANGAFTETGGIGLRSQIATIIATFPDAPAGDQLVPRPAGEPGRSEP from the coding sequence ATGACCCCGACTCGAACGCTGGCCGTCGTGCTTGCCGTGGTCGCGGGCGTGTGCGCGTTCCTCGGCATCCGACGAAGTGATGCGACGGTCGAGGCCGTGAACCGAGGAGCGGTCGCCACGCCCGTGTGGTCACCCCGCCGGGTCCCCCAGCCGATTGTCGACGCCGTTGGTGGCCAACGCCTCCAGATCGCGCTCGATGCTGCCGTTGTGGGAGTCGACGCATGTTTCGTCGTCGATGAGGGGGGCGCGCCGATCGCTGTGCGCTCGCCCGACGTTCCGCTCGTGCCGGCCTCGACCGAGAAGCTCGTCACGGGTGCGGTCGCGCTCGCTGTACTCGGTGCGGACGCGCATCTCGTGACGCGAGCCGTTGCCGCGGCCGCGCCCAAGGATGGTGTGATCGAGCGGCTCTGGCTCGTGGGCGGCGGCGACTTCCTCCTCATGACCCCGGAGGCGCAGGCGCTTCGAGAGCAGCTGCCCGAGCTCCGAGGCATGCCAACCACGTCGTTCAGCGCGTTGGCCGACTCCTTGGTTGCTGCGGGCGTGCGCACGATTCCCGGCGGCATCGTCGGTGACGACTCGCGCTACGAGACGTTGCGATACCTCCCGACGTGGAAGGACACGTACCGCACGGAAGGGCAGGTGGGCCCGCTCGGCGCGCTGACCGTGAACGGCGGCTTCAGCCAGCTGCAACCGACCCCGATCCCGGTGCCGGACCCTGCCGTGTTCGCGGCGGCCGAACTCGGACGCCTGTTGGAGGCGCGCGGCGTCACGATCGGGCGCGGCGCAGATCGGGGAACGTCACCCAAGGGGGCCGTGGAGATCGCGACGATCGAGTCGCCACCGATGTCCGCGGTCATCGGCGAGATGATCAGCGCCAGCGACAACCTCGGAGCGGAACTCCTCACCCGCGAGATCGGGCTCCAGGTGACGCAACAGGGGACGACCGCCGCGGGTATCCAAGCGATCACGCAGACGCTCAACGAGCTCGGACTCCCAACGGCGAACCTCGCGATCGTCGACGGCTCCGGTCTCGACCGCGGGAACCGGGTGACGTGCCAGCTGCTCGATGCAACGTTGGATCTCGGTGCCGAACCCGAGTTCGCTGCGTTGTGGAGCGGACTGGCGGTCGCGGGGCAGTCCGGCACGCTCGTGGAGCAGCTCGACGGGACCGTGCTCGAGGGCAAGCTCCGAGGCAAGACCGGGTCGCTGGACGGCGTCACCGGCTTGGTAGGGCTCATCGAGGTCGGGCGTCCTTTGCGGTTCGCGTTCATCGCGAACGGAGCCTTCACCGAGACCGGTGGGATCGGGCTGCGCAGCCAGATCGCGACGATCATCGCCACGTTCCCCGACGCCCCCGCGGGCGATCAGCTCGTGCCGCGCCCGGCCGGGGAACCTGGTCGCTCGGAACCGTAG
- a CDS encoding CoA-binding protein translates to MTEAERSGDFDALFAPRGVLVAGVSNHPGKFGFVALHNILTQGYAGSVFGTNLDGGEVLGVPMAPSVADLPEDAVFDLVFVCTPAAANVELLRACAARGARAAFVTSAGYGEAGPEGRAAEAELVAVARELGILLVGPNGQGVVSTPAQLCAQIVAPNPPRGPIGIASQSGNFVSSFQNYAVATGVGVSRAVSAGNAAVVTVADLLEYYASDPETRVALAYVEDVGDGRTFFDRARSASAAMPLVLLKGGTTGGGARAASSHTGALASDDRVFDGMCRQAGITRTATIEEAFDAAATFATQPLPRGPRVAVVTTAGGWGVVTADVISRSSLDLVALPDDLRAEIDLRLPPRWSRSNPIDFAGAETRDTIPEVLDLVARHDDVDAVIYLGLGIQSNQARLMRDGRFWPAHGLERIVAYHERQDERFAEAAADVSATTGKPVLTATELAVTDPSNAGPRTVRATGRLCYPSAHRAVIALEHLWHYARHRARRERTTT, encoded by the coding sequence ATGACCGAAGCCGAGCGATCCGGAGACTTCGACGCGCTCTTCGCGCCCCGAGGTGTCCTCGTCGCCGGCGTGTCCAACCACCCGGGCAAGTTCGGCTTCGTCGCGCTCCACAACATCCTCACGCAGGGATACGCGGGCTCCGTGTTCGGGACGAACCTCGATGGTGGCGAGGTGCTGGGTGTCCCGATGGCGCCCTCCGTCGCTGACCTGCCCGAGGACGCCGTCTTCGACCTGGTCTTCGTCTGCACGCCGGCCGCGGCGAACGTGGAGCTGCTGCGCGCATGCGCGGCCCGGGGCGCGCGCGCCGCCTTCGTCACGTCAGCGGGCTATGGCGAGGCGGGGCCGGAGGGGCGCGCCGCCGAAGCCGAGCTCGTCGCGGTGGCTCGAGAGCTCGGAATCCTGCTCGTCGGCCCGAACGGGCAAGGGGTGGTATCGACGCCCGCGCAGCTGTGTGCCCAGATCGTCGCTCCGAACCCGCCGCGAGGCCCAATCGGGATCGCGAGCCAGTCGGGCAACTTCGTGTCCTCGTTCCAGAACTACGCGGTGGCAACAGGAGTGGGCGTCAGTCGCGCCGTCTCGGCCGGGAACGCCGCAGTCGTCACCGTGGCCGACCTCCTCGAGTACTACGCCTCCGATCCCGAGACGCGAGTCGCATTGGCGTATGTAGAGGATGTGGGCGACGGTCGGACCTTCTTCGACCGGGCGCGATCGGCCTCAGCAGCCATGCCGCTCGTGCTCCTCAAGGGTGGTACGACCGGCGGCGGAGCGCGTGCTGCTTCTTCCCACACTGGTGCGCTCGCCTCAGACGATCGTGTCTTCGACGGCATGTGTCGCCAAGCCGGCATCACCAGGACCGCCACGATCGAGGAAGCGTTCGACGCGGCAGCCACATTCGCGACGCAACCACTCCCACGCGGGCCGCGTGTCGCCGTCGTGACCACGGCGGGCGGGTGGGGAGTCGTCACCGCTGATGTGATCAGCCGCTCGTCACTCGATCTCGTCGCGCTCCCAGACGACCTCCGCGCCGAGATCGACCTTCGCCTGCCGCCGCGCTGGAGTCGCAGCAACCCAATCGACTTCGCCGGGGCCGAGACGCGCGACACGATCCCCGAGGTGCTCGATCTCGTCGCGCGACACGACGATGTCGACGCGGTGATCTATCTCGGGCTTGGGATCCAGTCGAACCAGGCGCGTCTCATGCGCGACGGGCGGTTTTGGCCGGCTCACGGGCTCGAGCGCATCGTTGCGTACCACGAGCGTCAAGACGAACGCTTCGCCGAAGCCGCGGCCGACGTCAGCGCGACGACAGGGAAGCCAGTCCTCACTGCAACCGAGCTCGCGGTCACGGATCCCTCGAATGCCGGCCCGCGCACGGTTCGAGCCACCGGGCGCCTGTGCTACCCGTCGGCGCATCGCGCCGTGATCGCCTTGGAGCACCTCTGGCACTATGCACGCCATCGCGCGCGACGCGAGCGGACGACGACATGA